One region of Solanum pennellii chromosome 6, SPENNV200 genomic DNA includes:
- the LOC107023509 gene encoding endoribonuclease Dicer homolog 2-like, translating into MEPTDVAVSEDQQLSADPLPFARSYQLEALETALKQNTIVYLETGSGKTLIAIMLLRSYAYLLRKPSPYIAVFLVPTVVLVTQQGDSLMMHTDLKVGKYWGEMGVDYWDAATWQRQVDAHEVLVMTPAILLAALRHSFIQINMIKVIIFDECHNARGKHPYASIMMEFYHCQLTRQSLQLPRVFGMTASPIKSKGSSTADCYWQKIRDLENLMNSKVYTCGSESVLAEYIPFSNPKLKIYKHVDIPCTLFLSVAHDLEQLKEMHDCSISKSNLSFMSAGTARRRLSKLYSAFLFCLSEMGAWLAFKATEFLSREEVDFLSWGELDVCAQTIVRDFSWGASKIFSARLPSGPHWSIGGDIQANVDAGYLSSKVTCLLESLLEYRDQKDLRCIIFVERIITAIVLRSLLNELLPELCGWRTEYTAGHISVVQSQSRKLQNKIVEEFRKGLVNIIVATSILEEGLDVQSCNLVIRFDPSATVCSFIQSRGRARMQNSDFLLMVRSGDDSTLTRMHNYMASGEIMRQESLRHASIPCSPLDDELYDEPCYKVESTGAIVTLSSSVSLLYLYCSRLPSDGYFKPNPRCVIDKETGTCTLQLPKSCPLQRIISVQGNSKISKQLACLEACKELHRVGALTDNLVPDIMEEETINKELECQIHTVEESKYFPPELVSHCGNDSEAVYYCYLVELQHDACNDFQLHGIILAVRTRLKFDDEIMAFDLDIDRRGRLQVQLNYHNVVTLTSEEIQRCRRFQSSIFRILLDRDLSKLQGALAAVQSPIGSAVSDYLLLPSLGTTPEINWKCVNSLLFPSQVLGAKHMDCCSTQGRKRSVSTKTGVVCSCMLENSLVFTPHNGHIYCITGFLDNLDCNSLLDTRTGEPITYIEYYKKRRGINICFEEEPLLRGKHICKVHNYLQRCRIQKAKDSTDSSVELPPELCSLIMSPVSISTLNTYSYVPSIMHRIESLVMASNLKRMHLDHCTLDIFIPTIKVLEAMTTKKCLEKFHLESLETLGDSFLKYASSIQLFKTYENHHEGLLTIKKNKIISNDALCRLGCARKIPGFIRNEPFDLKAWLIPGDNSQIHTFDEEFLTSSDKMYSGGKQKFKSKRVADVVEALIGAYLSSGGEVAALSFMKWLGVDIDFVDAPLPRNFPMNAEKLINVRYLESLLHYKFNDPSLLVEALTHGSYMLPEIPRCYQRLEFLGDAVLDYVVTAHLYFKYPGLTPGLITDLRSASVNNECYAQSAVKAGLHKHILHASQDLQRQILSTVEDFEKLDLLSTFGWEAETTFPKVLGDVIESLGGAIFVDSGFNKDITFQSIRPLLEPLVTPQTVKLQPVRELSELCDQKGYIKKKDVVSRENGLAYITVEVEANGVIHKSTCSGRDKIMAKKVASKNVIKSLKECPSNA; encoded by the exons ATGGAGCCAACTGATGTTGCAGTCTCTGAAGACCAACAGCTCTCCGCTGACCCTCTACCTTTTGCTAGAAG TTATCAGTTGGAAGCCCTAGAGACTGCATTAAAGCAGAACACAATTGTTTACTTGGAGACTGGTTCTGGAAAGACCTTGATTGCAATTATGCTTCTTAGAAGCTATGCTTACCTTCTTCGAAAGCCATCTCCGTACATAGCTGTTTTCTTGGTCCCGACTGTTGTTCTAGTGACTCAG CAAGGAGATTCTCTCATGATGCATACAGACTTAAAAGTGGGCAAGTATTGGGGAGAAATGGGTGTTGATTATTGGGATGCTGCTACATGGCAACGCCAAGTGGACGCCCATGAG GTACTGGTTATGACTCCAGCAATACTACTTGCTGCTTTGAGGCATAGCTTTATACAAATAAACATGATTAAAGTTATAATATTTGATGAGTGCCATAATGCACGAGGCAAACACCCCTATGCAAGCATAATGATG GAATTTTATCATTGCCAGTTAACCCGTCAGAGCTTACAACTTCCAAGAGTATTTGGGATGACTGCTTCCCCTATAAAGTCTAAAG GTTCTAGCACGGCAGATTGTTATTGGCAAAAGATTCGTGATCTTGAGAATCTTATGAATTCCAAG GTATACACGTGTGGCAGTGAATCTGTTCTGGCGGAGTATATCCCATTCTCTAATCCGAAGTTGAAGATATACAAACATGTGGATATTCCTTGCACATTGTTTCTTAGTGTAGCTCATGACCTGGAACAGTTGAAAGAAATG CATGATTGTTCAATTTCAAAGTCAAACCTGTCCTTTATGAGTGCTGGAACTGCAAGAAGACGTTTGTCAAAACTTTATTCGgctttcttattttgtttgagtGAGATGGGTGCTTGGCTGGCTTTCAAG GCTACTGAGTTCTTGTCCCGTGAAGAAGTTGATTTCCTTTCATGGGGAGAGTTAGATGTATGTGCTCAAACTATTGTTAGAGATTTCAGTTGGGGTGCATCTAAGATTTTTTCGGCTCGCTTACCTTCTG GGCCACATTGGTCAATTGGTGGTGATATTCAGGCAAATGTGGATGCTGGATATTTGTCATCCAAAGTTACTTGTCTTCTAGAGTCTCTTCTTGAGTACAG GGACCAGAAGGATTTGAGATGCATCATATTTGTTGAGAGAATTATTACAGCCATTGTTCTTCGGTCTCTATTGAATGAGTTGCTTCCGGAACTATGTGGTTGGAGAACTGAGTACACAGCAGGACATATTTCTGTGGTCCAGTCACAGAGTAGGaaattacaaaacaaaattgttgaaGAATTTCGCAAGGGGTTG GTGAACATTATTGTAGCAACATCTATTCTTGAAGAGGGCTTGGATGTTCAAAGTTGCAACCTTGTCATTCGATTTGATCCCTCAGCTACTGTTTGTAGCTTTATACAGTCACGTGGACGAGCTCGAATGCAAAACTCTGACTTTCTTCTGATGGTCAGAAG TGGGGATGATTCGACCCTCACTCGCATGCACAACTATATGGCTAGTGGAGAGATAATGCGACAAGAATCATTACGTCATGCTTCTATTCCATGTTCACCTCTAGATGATGAATTGTATGATGAGCCTTGCTACAAAGTTGAAAGCACAGGAGCAATTGTCACCCTCAGTTCTAGCGTGTCATTGTTATACTTATATTGCTCAAGGCTACCATCTGATGG gtACTTTAAACCCAATCCTAGGTGTGTGATTGATAAGGAAACAGGAACCTGCACGCTGCAACTTCCCAAAAGTTGCCCTTTGCAAAGAATTATTAGTGTACAGGGGAATAGCAAAATATCAAAGCAACTTGCATGCCTGGAGGCTTGTAAAGAACTTCATCGTGTGGGTGCCTTGACTGACAATCTTGTTCCTGATATCATGGAAGAAGAAACCATCAACAAAGAATTGG AATGTCAAATCCATACTGTTGAAGAATCAAAATACTTTCCACCAGAATTGGTTAGTCATTGTGGCAATGATTCAGAAGCAGTGTACTACTGCTACCTAGTTGAGTTGCAACATGACGCTTGCAACGATTTCCAGCTTCATGGAATTATACTTGCTGTTAGGACAAGgcttaagtttgatgatgaaataatgGCATTTGACTTGGACATAGATAGGAGGGGACGCTTACAAGTTCAACTTAATTATCACAACGTTGTTACACTTACTTCTGAAGAG ATTCAACGGTGTCGGAGGTTTCAATCCAGCATCTTCAGAATTCTTCTTGACCGTGATCTGAGTAAACTGCAGGGCGCTTTGGCTGCAGTTCAATCGCCTATTGGTTCTGCAGTTTCTGATTATCTTTTGCTCCCATCTTTGGGTACTACCCCTGAAATAAATTGGAAATGCGTGAATTCTTTACTGTTTCCGTCTCAAGTTCTTGGGGCTAAGCATATGGATTGCTGTTCTACACAAGGTCGCAAACGCAGTGTTAGCACCAAAACTGGGGTGGTATGTAGCTGCATGTTGGAGAACTCATTGGTCTTTACTCCTCATAATGGCCATATATACTGCATTACTGGTTTTTTGGATAATTTGGATTGCAACTCATTGTTGGATACGAGAACTGGAGAACCCATTACCTACATAGAATACTACAAAAAGCG ACGTGGGATTAACATATGCTTtgaagaagaaccgcttcttaGGGGAAAACATATTTGTAAGGTGCACAATTACCTTCAAAGATGCAGAATACAGAAGGCTAAAG ATTCAACTGATTCATCTGTTGAGTTGCCTCCTGAACTTTGTTCCCTCATCATGTCACCCGTCTCTATTTCTACCCTTAATACCTATTCATATGTTCCTTCGATCATGCATCGGATTGAGTCCTTGGTTATGGCCTCAAACTTGAAAAGAATGCATTTGGATCACTGCACACTAGATATTTTTATTCCGACCATTAAG gtTTTGGAAGCAATGACAACAAAGAAATGCCTCGAGAAGTTTCATCTGGAGTCACTTGAGACACTTGGAGACTCTTTTCTCAAATATGCTTCCAGTATACAGCTATTTAAGACTTACGAAAATCATCATGAGGGTCTTCTCACcattaagaaaaacaaaatcattTCCAATGATGCACTATGTAGGCTTGGATGTGCTCGTAAAATACCG GGATTTATCCGTAATGAACCATTTGATCTTAAAGCATGGCTCATTCCTGGTGATAATTCTCAAATTCACACCTTCGACGAAGAGTTCCTAACTTCTTCTGATAAAATGTATAGTGGAGGAAAACAGAAGTTTAAAAGTAAGAGAGTAGCTGATGTTGTTGAGGCACTAATTGGTGCCTACCTCAGCTCAGGTGGGGAAGTAGCGGCTTTATCATTTATGAAATGGCTTGGAGTGGATATCGATTTTGTTGATGCACCTTTGCCAAGGAACTTTCCCATGAATGCTGAGAAGCTAATCAATGTCAGATACTTGGAATCCCTGCTACATTACAAGTTCAATGATCCTTCTCTGCTTGTTGAAGCGCTGACTCACGGATCTTACATGCTACCTGAGATTCCACGATGCTATCAG CGCTTGGAATTTCTTGGAGATGCAGTGCTAGATTATGTTGTTACAGCACATCTCTATTTCAAGTATCCAGGACTGACTCCAGGACTAATTACTGATTTGAGGTCTGCCTCCGTAAACAATGAGTGTTATGCTCAGTCTGCAGTTAAGGCTGGCCTGCACAAGCACATTCTTCATGCCTCGCAAGATCTGCAGAGGCAAATACTTAGTACTGTTGAGGATTTCGAAAAATTGGATCTTCTGTCCACGTTTGGATGGGAGGCTGAAACTACTTTCCCAAAG GTGCTTGGAGATGTTATTGAATCCCTTGGTGGTGCAATCTTTGTTGACTCGGGCTTCAACAAAGACATTACATTTCAGAGCATACGACCTCTTTTGGAACCGTTGGTTACTCCTCAGACAGTAAAGCTCCAACCAGTAAGAGAGTTAAGTGAACTATGTGACCAGAAAGGTTAtataaagaagaaggatgtCGTCTCTCGTGAGAACGGTTTAGCATATATTACAGTAGAGGTTGAAGCAAATGGTGTTATTCACAAGAGCACGTGCTCGGGACGAGACAAAATAATGGCCAAGAAGGTGGCTAGCAAAAATGTCATCAAGTCTCTGAAAGAATGTCCATCCAATGCTTAG